CACCCACTGGACTGACGAGTCAATCTTTGACTCGTACAACATTTTTGAAGAGACGTGAGCAACACTCTCGAGCATTCTTTACCGCAGCTAACACCATGAAGTTTCAAGATTGTCTCGTCCCATGAGATTAAGGCTGCTGTCTTGATCCCCAAAACTCTCAAGCCAGGCTCCCACCCCGTCATCTATCACCTCCACGGTGGATTTCTCGTCACCGGGTATGGCTTGTTCCCTGCCTTCTTCCCGAAGTGGGTTGACAAGCTAGCTCTCAAGCACTCGGCTATTATTGTATCGCCTGATCACCGCCTCTTGCCCTCTGAAAATGGCGTGGCCGATGTgctcgaggatcttgaagaCTGCTGGCAGTGGACAAAGCTGAAGCTACCCGGCAtcctcgagaccaaggctACCGGCCACTTTCTTGACTTTTCGCACACACTACTCGCTGGTGGCTCAGCTGGGTAAGACTTTTCATTAATAGCATGTAATTATTGTCTAACCTCAATTGTAGTGGCTACTGTGCGACAGAGCTCGCTCTCTCACACCCTGACGATTTTCGAACTCTCGCAATTGTTTATCCCTTTTTGGATCCCAGGGACAAGGTGTACGTCGAGGGCCCAGGACCTGATGAGCCCACCATTCTTCGGGCAGACCTAAAGGACATGCCATCCAAGGAAGAGACACTGGCTTGGATCGAGGAGACCCGCAAGGCGCCTCATTCCAAAGACGGGCTGGACAGGATTCCCTTTCCAATTGCAGCTTGTCATGCTGGCATCTTTGCGTCAGACATTTTTGACAACAAGGGTCTGAACAGGAGGGAATTCTTTCCACTGGAGAGAATCGAGGCTAGCGAGAGGCTGCCTCCAAGGATGTGAGCTTATGGACTTTGCGAATCAACTCGAGCTAACATAAACACAGATGGTTGATGCATGGGGATGATGACGCGACCGTGCCAATTAGGGGAACTTACAAGTTTATCAATCTTGTCCGCGAGAAGCTCCCGCAGACAATTTTGAGATTCGATGTCTGCcctggccaagatcatgCGTTTGACTTTGACGAAAGTGCTTGGGAGTCATTCGCCTCAGAGGCGCTGGACTTTGTCACTAAAGGGTGGCTCGTCGAGGGCTGAGGTTCCCGCAAGCTATGATAGAAACCATGGAAAAGTAGcagccaaggacaagattgAGTAGGCATCTGGACTCGAAATACAGACTGAGTCTAAACTCGCGTGGTGCTTGTGAGAGCCCAGATTGGGGTTCGCCTCCGCTCCCAAAAGACGCTGGGGTATGTCGGCTCGTGCGTTCAGTACAGTAATAGACACCGGTCTGCAGGACCAGATTGATGCGTTCCCAacctctccatcaccatcgctTCCTCGAGCGTTGTCGTATTAGAATTAAACAAGTTATTGGCCGGCGTTCCCGCTGAGCAACGCCCTAAATCAGTGTTGTCTCTCCAGATTCAGTCCTTGgctcaacatcgtcatcccctTTCTGAAGAAGTGTTTCCTTCACGACCTTGGTGACGCTCCCAAGATCGAAGACCCTCAACTAAGTTGGTATGTCCCTTATTGGCCGCTGCAAGGAGCGCCGTGTATTTCCTAGAGTCCCTCGCTTCGATATCAACACCCCTGTTGAACAACAGCCGCGCGGCGTCGATATGGCCACCTTCAGCTGCTTGAATCAGCGGTGTCCGATAACGCAGATCTCTTGTGTCCGTTCTCGCATTCCTTTGAAGCAAATACTCCACAGCGTTGGCTCGGCCGTTCTCGGCCGCCCAGTTCAGCAGCGTCATGTACCGAGAGTCTCTTGCTTCAATGTTGGCGCCTCCTTCAATCAGGAGGTCCGCGACTGCGTGATGACCTCCCATGACGGCCAACATCAGAGAGGTCTTGCGCTCAAGGTTCCTCCTTTCAGTGTCCGCATTCTCCTCTAGAAGACATCGGACCACTTCCTTCTGGCCCCACTGTGCAGCATAGGCAAGTGGTGCCTGGGCTTCCTGGTCACTTGTTTCGATGTGCGCACCAGCTTGAAGCAGACGAATCACTACTTCAACATGGCCTTTCTCGGCTGCGTAAGACAGTGGAGCTCGACCAAGACTGTCTTTGGCGTTTACTTGATGGTTCTTGAGGATAGCGGTAACCAAGGGTTCGACACCGCAAGATGCCGCGAGATGGAGGCTGGTGAACCCTTCTAGGTAGTCCCCATTCATCTCAGCCAGTTTCGAGGACGGAGAGTCGCCATTGAAGTAAGCTTGGATTAAAGATCCCGACTTCTTCTTACTTCCAAACAGGCGAGTTAAGAGTGAGCCGGTCCCAAGGTCCACAATGTCAGAAACATGAGGACCACAGGACTTGAGATGGTCGCCCCAGTGACAACTGGCATAACGGTAGAGTCTGTTCGACTTCTCTCTTTCCCGGTAATGGTGGTATCCGGTGCAGGGCCCCGTTTCGAAAGTGTCGAATGAGATATAGGTGATTAATTTCAAAGTGATGTCGTGTTGCGCCGTGGCCCTTGGTCTCTCAACCGCTTCAACTGCTTCAACTGAAAGACTCCTCGCTTTGCCACCAGTCACGGTAAGCTCCCTGATACTTGACCCCTCGAGCCAGCCAAAGTTAGAATCCAGATACTCCCGCGCTGTGTGATGAAGCAATTGAATAACCCCATCCTTTCCGATAGCTACCAGGCCTTTACACGCCTCGACTATGGATTCGGTGCTGCTGAAGtcatcatggtcaaggcGCGAGGTAttgatcttgatggccaGAGCCTCTCGAAGTTCTGACACGGTGATTGGCCGCATTGCGCAGACAAGCCATATTAAAGTCTTCTTAGCAAGTGTACGATATTCCTCTGGTTGATTATCGATTCGCTTGGCAGTTTTCAGGTAGATCTCTCGATAGGCGGCAGGGCCTTGGGGCAACATTTCGATGCTGCCTCTCATCCGATTGGGAGACGTCATTTCCAAGACGGAATCCATGTGAAATCGAGCAAGAAGAAATCTAAAAAGGACTTAGCAAACGCCATGAGGAAGGGGATTTTCAACTCACATTCCATCGGAAA
This Fusarium keratoplasticum isolate Fu6.1 chromosome 6, whole genome shotgun sequence DNA region includes the following protein-coding sequences:
- a CDS encoding Abhydrolase-3 domain-containing protein is translated as MATHWTDESIFDSYNIFEETFKIVSSHEIKAAVLIPKTLKPGSHPVIYHLHGGFLVTGYGLFPAFFPKWVDKLALKHSAIIVSPDHRLLPSENGVADVLEDLEDCWQWTKLKLPGILETKATGHFLDFSHTLLAGGSAGGYCATELALSHPDDFRTLAIVYPFLDPRDKVYVEGPGPDEPTILRADLKDMPSKEETLAWIEETRKAPHSKDGLDRIPFPIAACHAGIFASDIFDNKGLNRREFFPLERIEASERLPPRIWLMHGDDDATVPIRGTYKFINLVREKLPQTILRFDVCPGQDHAFDFDESAWESFASEALDFVTKGWLVEG